The DNA sequence AACATCTGACAGAATTAGAGCAGAATTCTGGTGGCCAGGGTGTGCAGGAGACATTCGTAGGTATTGCTTGTCCtgtgacacatgccaaagaacTGCGCCGAAAAGTCAGACAAAGAAAGTCCCTCTGGGAAGGATGCCACCCATCAGTTCAGTTTTCAAGAGAGTTGCGGTGGATATCATCGGCCCGGTCAAACCTATGTCGGAGAGCAAGAAACAATACATCTTGGTATCTGTTGACTACGCTACCCGATACCCCGAAGCCGTAGCCCTGAAAAACATCCAAGCAGACACCGTAGCTGAAGCTCTCTGGGAGATGTGGACTAGATTGGGAATCCCAGATGAAGTGATAACGGACCAAGGCACACAGTTCACCAGCCACCTGATGAAAGAAGTGAACGACTTTCTCAGCATCAAACACCATATGACTGCACCGTTTCACCCTCAAGCGAATGGTTTGGTCGAAAGGTTCAACTCCACactgaagagcatgctgaaaaagTTAGCGATCGATCAACCGAGGGAATGGGACACGTTTATCCCCGCCCTCCTGTTCGCATACAGAGAAGCCCCACAAGAAAGCATGGGATTTTCGCCGTTTGAGCTGCTGTATGGGAGATCTGTCAAAGGACCCATGCAAGTGCTGCGCCAAACATGGACCGAAGAAGAAATCTCAGGGGAGCAGAAGACTACAGCGGAATATGTAGTCAACCTCAGGAACAGAATAGAAGAAACGTGCAACGTGGCACGTGAGAACCTGAAGAaagcggccagcaagcaagcccatttcttcaacaagaaaacaaaaccaagGACGCTAGAAGTCGGAAAACGGGTTCTACTTCTACGCCCTGTGAAGAACAACAAGCTGGAACTTACATGGTCAGGTCCCTACAAGGTTGTGGAAAAGTTGAATGAATTCGACTACAAGATCCAAGTTGGCAGAAGAACACGGATCTACCACATCAACCTCATCAAGGAGTACCAAGAACGGGAATTGAGTTCCGCCACTCCCAATCCCAGTTCATCTGCCCAAGCGAGTGTTCCTGCTtcaaacgaagaagaaagtgaTGAAGAAGACGGAGGAGAAGAGGTCGTGGCTGTTGTCATGGAAGAGGACAACACGATGGACGATGACATTTTCAAGTATGACACTCAGAAGATGTTACCCCTCCTAGAAACTCAAAGAACCGAAAATGTGAAGAACATCCATTTCGACGAGAAATTGGACGAGGCAAAGGTCAAGGAGGCGAAGATGATCTGTGAAGAATTTGAAGAGTTCCTAACAGATGTTCCAAAGACGACGAACCTGGAAAAATGTTCCATTGAAGTGACAGAGAAGAAACCAGTCTTTGTGAAACCCAGACCCATACCTCACGCCATGGTAGAAACTGTCGAAAAGGAAATTGAAGAAATGCTGAAGTTGCATGTCATCGAACCTGCAAACTCTCCATACAACTCTCCCATCGTCCTGATAAAGAAGAAAGACGGAAAGTACCGTTTCTGTTCTGATCTGAGAGCTCTGAACAACGTGGTAGTGTTCGACGCTGAACCCATCACCGATGTCGACCATCTGTTTCAAAGTTTAGGAAAAGCGAAATACTTTTCAAAGCTAGACTTGACGAAAGGATATTGGGCGATCCCAATAGAGGAGGAGGATAGAGACAAGACGGCATTCACAACTTCAGCGGGCCAATTTCGTTGGGCCAACATGccatttggattgaaaacagcGACAGGGGTGTTTAAccgcatgatgaggaagctacTCAATCCAATCAGAAGAAAAGACGTCCACCACTTCATGGACGACGTGCTTATAGCAACTGaaacctgggaagagcacatGTCAGCTCTGAAGGCAGTACTACAGAGGCTACAAGAAGCCAATTTGGCAGCAAAACCCTCCAAATGCTACATAGGCTACACAGAGTTGCCGTACCTCGGACACGAAGTGGGAGGTGGAAAAAGGTGGCCAGAAAGCGACAAGATCAAGAAGATTCAAGACGCTCTCCCACCCACCACGAAGAAGGAACTACGGTCGTTCCTAGGACTCTGCAACTTCTACAGATCCTACATCGAGTCATACGCGAACATAGCTGTTCCGTTAACCGACCTGACAAAGAAGTTTAACCCAGACAAGCTTGTCTGGAACGACGAAGCGAGAAGGAGTTTTGAGACACTCAAAGAGAAAATCTCACAGAAACCTGTGCTGTGTATGCCAGACCACAGCAAACCTTTCGTGTTAAGGACGGACGCCTCCGACAAAGGAATGGGTGCTGTTCTCATGCAAGAGCACGAAGAGACGCTACGACCTGTCGCGTACCAAAGCAAGAAGTTCAACGGAGCAGAAAGTAGGTACGCCACCGTAGAAAAAGAATGCCTAGCTACAGTTTGGGGAGTGGGAAAGTTCGAACGGTATCTGTACGGGAAACACTTCACCATTGAGACAGACCATCGCCCACTAAAACATCTCCAACGACAACCGAACAACCCTCGT is a window from the Littorina saxatilis isolate snail1 linkage group LG10, US_GU_Lsax_2.0, whole genome shotgun sequence genome containing:
- the LOC138979155 gene encoding uncharacterized protein, whose protein sequence is MYHTAVVHIDSPYFDSETEVTVMDDPIYPVLIGKWYGLGKEKKLTPTYPVRDPAWYPGTAAAVTTRAQATEDAQKPSCSHKQGVKEEERLYSPADLKREQASDPSLKTIRQFANSPEGINGIRYSYKKEILYRTTKDRHGNDRSLVIVPKKLRNKVLSFGHDHPMAGHLGQRKTSDRIRAEFWWPGCAGDIRRYCLSCDTCQRTAPKSQTKKVPLGRMPPISSVFKRVAVDIIGPVKPMSESKKQYILVSVDYATRYPEAVALKNIQADTVAEALWEMWTRLGIPDEVITDQGTQFTSHLMKEVNDFLSIKHHMTAPFHPQANGLVERFNSTLKSMLKKLAIDQPREWDTFIPALLFAYREAPQESMGFSPFELLYGRSVKGPMQVLRQTWTEEEISGEQKTTAEYVVNLRNRIEETCNVARENLKKAASKQAHFFNKKTKPRTLEVGKRVLLLRPVKNNKLELTWSGPYKVVEKLNEFDYKIQVGRRTRIYHINLIKEYQERELSSATPNPSSSAQASVPASNEEESDEEDGGEEVVAVVMEEDNTMDDDIFKYDTQKMLPLLETQRTENVKNIHFDEKLDEAKVKEAKMICEEFEEFLTDVPKTTNLEKCSIEVTEKKPVFVKPRPIPHAMVETVEKEIEEMLKLHVIEPANSPYNSPIVLIKKKDGKYRFCSDLRALNNVVVFDAEPITDVDHLFQSLGKAKYFSKLDLTKGYWAIPIEEEDRDKTAFTTSAGQFRWANMPFGLKTATGVFNRMMRKLLNPIRRKDVHHFMDDVLIATETWEEHMSALKAVLQRLQEANLAAKPSKCYIGYTELPYLGHEVGGGKRWPESDKIKKIQDALPPTTKKELRSFLGLCNFYRSYIESYANIAVPLTDLTKKFNPDKLVWNDEARRSFETLKEKISQKPVLCMPDHSKPFVLRTDASDKGMGAVLMQEHEETLRPVAYQSKKFNGAESRYATVEKECLATVWGVGKFERYLYGKHFTIETDHRPLKHLQRQPNNPRLMRWALQLQPYEFTVRVIPGKDNHGADYMSRASYDE